A DNA window from Maribellus comscasis contains the following coding sequences:
- a CDS encoding glycoside hydrolase family 97 protein, which yields MKKIWFFIIVISMFSCKNEKVEQLKSPDGNIVVAISNEKGLLQISHLVKGDTIIGNSPLGIQIQDLDFSTHVTIQDIEESTFDEKWHTVNGKNEIVRNHYNEKIFHIRGETESDISCDLVLRCYNDGFAYRFIIKNISGDSIQWKGENTKLNFENDFLYWAYNGEQHNIGPVRCSSSQAKVRTPMVLELDDSLYMAIHEAEIVRYAPMNIQLDGTEKSLGFIIDETSEKGELQTSWRTFIVGKRPGDLLESDLLVNLNEPCKIEDTSWIKPGKSLWDWRVWGYKAKDGFEYELNTISHKRFIDFASENNIQYLLIDADWYGPEFSDSSDPTAAREGINIEECMAYAKKKKIGVILYLNDVGAKKFGLERVLKQFSDWGAVGVKYGFMQGSWEDKVRHTREVVALCAKYRLMVDFHDNPVPPGGDRRTYPNLITREFCHAQADAKRSYFPETAVTSPFINMIAGPLDYTNGWFDLNNAHSRIRVFEEIPGTVAAEVAKLVVAYSGWMVLPDSPEEYLKKDDLFDCIRKMPPQFDSFKVLDGKIGAYISVARKAGDNWFIGSLTNRDARDVELDLAFLPEGKKYKALIYSDAANSHYTEDKESYQVEEEVVLAGDMLKISMAPGGGNTVFLEELK from the coding sequence ATGAAGAAAATATGGTTTTTTATTATTGTTATTAGCATGTTTTCATGTAAGAATGAAAAAGTTGAACAGCTAAAATCTCCCGATGGTAATATTGTTGTTGCAATCAGCAATGAAAAGGGCTTGCTGCAGATATCCCATTTGGTTAAAGGTGATACGATCATTGGCAATTCGCCGTTGGGAATACAAATTCAGGATCTTGATTTTTCAACTCATGTAACTATTCAGGATATAGAAGAATCTACTTTTGACGAAAAATGGCATACCGTTAACGGGAAAAATGAAATAGTACGAAATCATTATAACGAGAAGATATTTCACATCCGGGGAGAAACAGAAAGCGACATTTCCTGCGATTTGGTTCTTCGTTGTTATAACGATGGCTTTGCTTACCGTTTTATAATAAAAAATATTTCAGGAGATAGTATTCAGTGGAAAGGTGAAAATACAAAACTTAATTTCGAAAACGATTTTTTATATTGGGCATACAACGGGGAACAGCATAATATCGGTCCGGTTAGGTGTTCTTCTTCGCAGGCGAAAGTGCGCACTCCAATGGTTCTTGAACTTGATGACAGCCTGTATATGGCTATTCATGAAGCGGAGATAGTACGATATGCACCCATGAATATTCAACTTGACGGTACGGAAAAAAGTCTGGGATTTATAATAGATGAAACCTCGGAAAAAGGAGAATTGCAAACGTCATGGCGCACTTTTATTGTAGGGAAACGTCCAGGTGATTTGCTGGAATCAGATCTACTGGTTAACCTGAACGAACCTTGTAAAATTGAGGATACTTCGTGGATAAAACCGGGCAAATCGTTATGGGACTGGCGTGTTTGGGGATACAAGGCGAAAGACGGTTTTGAATACGAATTAAATACAATTTCACATAAAAGATTTATCGATTTTGCATCAGAAAATAATATTCAGTATTTGTTGATAGACGCTGACTGGTACGGCCCCGAATTTAGTGATAGCTCCGACCCCACGGCGGCTCGCGAGGGAATCAATATAGAAGAATGTATGGCTTATGCAAAAAAGAAAAAAATAGGCGTAATTTTGTACTTAAATGATGTAGGGGCAAAGAAATTTGGTCTGGAGCGTGTATTAAAACAATTCTCGGATTGGGGGGCTGTTGGTGTAAAATACGGATTTATGCAGGGGAGCTGGGAGGATAAGGTCAGACACACACGCGAAGTAGTAGCGCTCTGTGCCAAATACAGACTGATGGTGGATTTTCATGATAATCCTGTTCCACCAGGTGGAGATCGCCGGACATACCCAAACCTTATTACCAGGGAGTTTTGCCATGCACAGGCCGATGCCAAACGTTCTTATTTCCCTGAAACAGCAGTTACTTCACCATTTATAAATATGATTGCCGGTCCGCTTGATTATACCAACGGTTGGTTCGATCTGAACAATGCACATTCGAGAATACGCGTATTTGAAGAAATCCCGGGAACTGTAGCTGCCGAGGTGGCCAAGTTGGTTGTTGCTTACTCCGGCTGGATGGTACTTCCTGATAGTCCTGAAGAGTATTTAAAAAAGGATGATTTGTTTGATTGTATACGCAAAATGCCTCCTCAATTTGATAGTTTTAAAGTGTTGGACGGAAAAATCGGAGCATACATAAGTGTTGCCCGCAAGGCTGGTGATAATTGGTTTATTGGATCGCTCACCAACCGCGACGCGAGGGATGTCGAATTGGATCTTGCTTTTTTGCCTGAAGGGAAAAAGTACAAAGCACTAATATATTCCGATGCCGCTAACAGTCATTATACGGAGGATAAAGAATCTTATCAGGTAGAAGAAGAAGTTGTTCTTGCCGGAGATATGTTAAAAATAAGCATGGCTCCGGGAGGAGGAAATACAGTGTTTTTAGAAGAATTAAAATAA